One stretch of Caldinitratiruptor microaerophilus DNA includes these proteins:
- the rplT gene encoding 50S ribosomal protein L20 translates to MARVKGGPRTRRRHKKILKLAKGYYAGRSKLFRAANEQVLHALDYARRDRRQNKRNFRRLWIARINAAARQSGLSYSRLMNGLKRAGIAINRKMLADLAVRDARAFEELVQRAKASL, encoded by the coding sequence GTGGCTCGCGTCAAGGGCGGCCCGCGCACGCGGAGGCGGCACAAGAAGATCCTGAAGCTGGCGAAGGGGTACTACGCTGGCCGGTCCAAGCTGTTCCGCGCAGCCAACGAGCAGGTGCTGCACGCCCTGGATTACGCCCGCCGGGACCGCCGTCAGAACAAGCGGAACTTCCGGCGTCTGTGGATCGCGCGCATCAACGCCGCCGCCCGCCAGAGCGGTCTCTCCTACAGCCGCCTGATGAACGGCCTCAAGCGGGCGGGCATCGCCATCAACCGGAAGATGCTCGCAGACCTCGCGGTCCGGGATGCCCGGGCCTTCGAGGAACTCGTGCAGCGCGCCAAAGCCAGCCTGTGA
- a CDS encoding potassium channel family protein, translating to MPRFFVVAGLGRFGRAVARTLVEEGQSVLALDVDPERVQEMSHVLPRVARCDCTDMESLRVLGVQGCDVAVVAIGNSMEASILTTLAFKELGVRRVIAKAISDAHGKALTRCGADRVVYPQRDMGVRVAHNLVSANVTEYVQLSPSHSMIELVAGPRLAGKSLRELALSQRYEVNVMAIQRGRRTLVAPRADEVVQLGDILVLLGPDRGIRELEENA from the coding sequence GTGCCCCGTTTCTTCGTGGTCGCGGGCCTCGGCCGCTTTGGCCGGGCCGTGGCCCGGACCCTGGTCGAGGAAGGCCAGTCGGTGCTCGCCCTGGACGTCGACCCGGAGCGCGTGCAGGAGATGTCGCACGTGCTGCCCCGCGTGGCTCGGTGCGACTGCACCGACATGGAGTCGCTGCGGGTCCTGGGCGTCCAGGGGTGCGACGTGGCCGTGGTGGCCATCGGCAACAGCATGGAGGCGAGCATCCTCACCACCCTGGCCTTCAAGGAGCTCGGGGTGCGGCGGGTGATCGCCAAGGCGATCAGCGACGCCCATGGCAAGGCGCTGACCCGCTGCGGGGCGGACCGGGTGGTGTATCCGCAGCGCGACATGGGGGTCCGCGTGGCGCACAACCTGGTGTCCGCCAACGTCACCGAGTACGTGCAGCTCTCGCCGTCGCACAGCATGATCGAGCTGGTGGCCGGGCCGCGGCTGGCCGGCAAGAGCCTCCGCGAGCTTGCCCTGTCCCAGCGTTACGAGGTGAACGTGATGGCCATCCAGCGTGGCCGTCGCACGCTGGTGGCCCCACGCGCCGACGAGGTTGTCCAGCTGGGGGACATCCTGGTCCTGCTCGGTCCGGACCGGGGGATCCGGGAACTGGAGGAGAACGCATGA
- a CDS encoding TrkH family potassium uptake protein, whose translation MRLGLPVLAARRRHVLFSPARVLVTGFALLILVGTVLLSLPVSSATGQSVGVVNALFTATSAVCVTGLVVLDTAGDFSLFGQIVILSLIQIGGLGITVLSVAVALILGRRVSLRERVVLQEAFGQWAPAGMVRLVQEVLKVTVVIEGTGALILFLRFLGDYPPLRAAWLAVFHAISAFANAGFDLFHVSLKPFATDPVVVLTVAALLMVGGIGFTVIQDLRRTRLHWHRLSLHSRMALATTACLVAGGFAAVLALEWSNPKTLGALPPLARPLAAFFTAVTPRTAGFEVIPTGELRPVTLLLVIALMYIGASPGGTGGGIKTTTFATVVLTIRAAVRGWEDVHVWGRRLPNDLLRKAWVIAAIAAGWVLLVTATLLVTEGRDLTPILFETTSAFGTVGLSTGITPDLTTAGKLLIALMMYTGRVGPLTLAVALAERRAPAPDVQFPDERVMIG comes from the coding sequence ATGAGGCTCGGGCTGCCTGTGCTGGCTGCCCGCCGCCGCCACGTCCTCTTCAGCCCCGCGCGGGTGCTGGTGACGGGCTTCGCCCTGCTCATCCTCGTGGGCACGGTGCTGCTCTCGCTGCCGGTCAGCAGCGCGACGGGTCAGAGCGTCGGCGTGGTGAACGCCCTGTTCACGGCGACCTCGGCGGTCTGCGTGACCGGCCTCGTCGTCCTCGACACGGCCGGGGACTTCTCCCTCTTCGGGCAGATCGTGATCCTGAGCCTGATCCAGATCGGCGGGCTCGGGATCACCGTGCTCTCCGTGGCCGTGGCGCTGATCCTGGGGCGGCGGGTCTCGCTCCGGGAACGGGTGGTCCTGCAGGAAGCCTTCGGCCAGTGGGCCCCGGCCGGGATGGTGCGGCTGGTCCAGGAGGTTCTGAAGGTCACCGTGGTCATCGAGGGGACCGGGGCGCTGATCCTCTTCCTGCGATTCCTCGGGGACTACCCGCCCCTGCGGGCGGCCTGGCTGGCCGTCTTCCACGCCATCTCCGCATTCGCCAACGCGGGCTTCGACCTCTTCCACGTGAGCCTGAAGCCCTTTGCGACCGACCCGGTCGTGGTCCTCACGGTGGCCGCGCTGCTCATGGTCGGGGGCATCGGCTTCACGGTCATCCAGGACCTGCGGCGCACCCGCCTGCACTGGCACCGCCTGAGCCTGCACTCCCGCATGGCCCTGGCGACCACCGCCTGCCTGGTCGCCGGCGGCTTCGCCGCCGTCCTCGCGCTCGAGTGGTCGAACCCGAAGACGCTCGGGGCCCTACCGCCGCTTGCCCGGCCCCTGGCGGCGTTCTTCACGGCCGTCACCCCGCGCACGGCCGGGTTCGAGGTCATTCCCACCGGTGAGCTCCGGCCGGTCACCCTGCTCCTGGTGATCGCCCTCATGTACATCGGCGCTTCCCCGGGAGGCACGGGGGGCGGCATCAAGACCACCACGTTCGCGACCGTCGTGCTGACGATCCGGGCGGCGGTCCGGGGATGGGAAGACGTGCACGTATGGGGGAGACGCCTGCCCAACGACCTCCTCCGCAAGGCGTGGGTGATCGCCGCCATCGCCGCCGGCTGGGTGCTTCTGGTAACCGCGACCTTGCTCGTCACGGAGGGGCGCGACCTGACCCCGATCCTCTTCGAGACGACCTCGGCCTTCGGCACGGTCGGCCTCTCGACCGGCATCACCCCGGACCTCACCACCGCCGGTAAGCTCCTGATCGCGCTGATGATGTACACGGGGCGCGTCGGGCCCCTGACGCTGGCGGTCGCCCTTGCCGAGCGCCGCGCCCCGGCGCCCGACGTGCAATTCCCCGACGAGCGGGTGATGATCGGGTGA
- the pheT gene encoding phenylalanine--tRNA ligase subunit beta yields MRVSLDWLRDYVDVAEPPAEVAGRLTGVGLAVEGVQGPDPDVRGVVAGHVEAVERHPSAPNLFVCTVDVGAGRRLQIVTGATNVREGDRVPVAVPGARIAGGREIGVAEFRGVKSEGMLCSPEELGIPEGGDRILILPPDVPVGADCRALLGLDDTVLELELTTNYASHCQSMIGVAIEYAALTGRAVRWPEITLREDGDGHIADYIAIRIDDPDLCPRYAGRLVTGVKVGPSPAWLQRRIRAAGMRPINNVVDVTNFVMMELGQPLHAFNYDRIGGKQIIARRARPGERIVTLDGQERVLDPDVLVIADAERPQVIAGVMGGEDSEVTESTTNVFLEAAVFDGINNRRTSRRYGLPSEASARFTKGVDPSGVVRALDRAAQLLAEIAGGRVVPGVLDVYPRPFVPRVIPLRLRRLRTVLGLPLSLDEAAGYLRRLGLVVLPGEDLMLFDLPRLEAAGAMPDLRPEQQGVGGGAGAARGVASEVADPSDPADELPVWAAMHAVSPVPADDVAYRTWAAAARGEILRAGETVRRWAADEAGLLVAVVPTRRPDLAIEDDLAEEVARQHGYDRIEPTLPRGPAVRGSRSRRQEIVLALRRALAGAGLDEVLTHSLTSPAVLDRLRLAPDDPARRVLTVQNPLYEERSVLRTLLVPSLLDVLQYNVYRQVRDLAVFEIARVYRPADAGAQAGEPDPARSPAVEDLRIGIAAHGLAVPVGWNHPERPADFYWLKGVLLHALSSVGVAATVVEGAGVPWLHPGRSARLLIGGRPAGVLGEVHPLVAAAWDLPGRPVAAEVDLDPVAAQVPALRTYRPVPRFPAVTRDLALVLDRTVPAGAVAGVIQDSGGDLLEDVRLFDVYEGEPVPPGRRSLAFSLTFRSPERTLTDAEVEEAMARIRAALTRIGAQMRA; encoded by the coding sequence ATGCGGGTCTCACTGGACTGGCTCAGGGATTACGTGGACGTCGCCGAGCCGCCGGCCGAGGTGGCCGGCCGGCTGACCGGGGTGGGCCTGGCGGTGGAGGGCGTCCAGGGGCCCGACCCCGACGTGCGCGGGGTCGTGGCCGGCCACGTCGAGGCGGTGGAGCGCCACCCCTCCGCCCCGAACCTCTTCGTCTGCACCGTCGACGTGGGGGCGGGGCGGCGCCTCCAGATCGTCACCGGGGCCACGAACGTCCGGGAGGGCGACCGGGTGCCGGTGGCCGTGCCGGGCGCCCGCATCGCCGGCGGGCGGGAGATCGGGGTGGCCGAGTTCCGGGGGGTGAAGTCGGAGGGGATGCTGTGCTCCCCGGAGGAGCTCGGCATCCCGGAGGGCGGCGACCGGATCCTGATCCTGCCCCCCGACGTCCCGGTCGGCGCGGACTGCCGCGCCCTCCTCGGCCTGGACGACACGGTCCTGGAGCTGGAGCTGACGACGAACTACGCCTCGCACTGCCAGTCCATGATCGGGGTGGCGATCGAGTACGCCGCCCTCACCGGCCGGGCCGTGCGGTGGCCGGAGATCACGCTCCGCGAGGACGGGGACGGCCACATCGCCGACTACATCGCCATCCGCATCGACGACCCCGACCTCTGCCCGCGGTACGCCGGCCGGCTCGTCACCGGCGTGAAGGTCGGCCCTTCGCCGGCGTGGCTCCAGCGGCGCATCCGGGCGGCCGGGATGCGGCCGATCAACAACGTGGTCGACGTCACGAACTTCGTCATGATGGAGCTCGGCCAGCCGCTCCACGCCTTCAACTACGACCGGATCGGCGGGAAGCAGATCATCGCCCGGCGGGCCCGGCCCGGCGAGCGGATCGTCACCCTGGACGGGCAGGAGCGGGTGCTCGACCCGGACGTGCTGGTGATCGCCGACGCCGAGCGGCCGCAGGTCATCGCCGGCGTGATGGGCGGCGAGGACTCGGAGGTCACCGAGTCGACCACGAACGTGTTCCTCGAGGCCGCCGTGTTCGACGGCATCAACAACCGGCGGACGAGCCGGCGATACGGACTTCCCTCCGAGGCGTCCGCCCGCTTCACCAAGGGCGTCGACCCCTCCGGCGTGGTGCGGGCCCTCGACCGGGCGGCGCAGCTCCTGGCGGAGATCGCCGGCGGGCGGGTCGTGCCCGGGGTGCTCGACGTGTACCCCCGGCCCTTCGTTCCCCGGGTGATCCCCCTGCGGCTGCGGCGGCTGCGGACCGTGCTCGGGCTGCCACTCTCGCTCGACGAGGCGGCCGGCTACCTGCGCCGCCTCGGGCTGGTGGTGCTGCCGGGCGAGGACCTGATGCTCTTCGACCTGCCGCGGCTCGAGGCCGCGGGCGCGATGCCCGACCTGCGACCGGAGCAGCAGGGGGTGGGCGGCGGCGCCGGAGCGGCCCGCGGCGTCGCGTCCGAGGTCGCCGACCCCTCCGACCCGGCGGACGAGCTGCCCGTGTGGGCCGCCATGCACGCGGTCAGCCCCGTGCCGGCCGACGACGTCGCCTACCGGACCTGGGCGGCGGCCGCGCGCGGGGAGATCCTCCGGGCCGGCGAGACCGTGCGGCGCTGGGCGGCGGACGAGGCCGGGCTCCTCGTGGCGGTCGTCCCCACCCGCCGTCCGGACCTGGCCATCGAGGACGACCTGGCCGAAGAGGTGGCACGCCAGCACGGCTACGACCGGATCGAACCCACCCTTCCCCGGGGACCGGCCGTGCGGGGTTCCCGCAGCCGCCGGCAGGAGATCGTGCTGGCCCTCCGGCGGGCGCTGGCCGGCGCCGGCCTGGACGAGGTGCTCACCCACAGCCTCACCTCGCCGGCGGTGCTGGACCGGCTGCGCCTCGCCCCCGACGACCCGGCCCGCCGCGTCCTCACGGTCCAGAACCCGCTCTACGAGGAGCGCTCCGTCCTGCGCACGCTGCTGGTGCCCTCCCTTTTGGACGTGCTCCAGTACAATGTGTACCGGCAGGTGCGCGACCTGGCCGTCTTCGAGATCGCCCGGGTGTACCGGCCGGCGGACGCCGGCGCGCAGGCAGGGGAGCCCGACCCGGCGCGGTCGCCCGCCGTGGAGGACCTCCGGATCGGTATCGCCGCCCACGGCCTCGCCGTGCCGGTGGGATGGAACCACCCCGAGCGCCCGGCGGACTTCTACTGGCTGAAGGGGGTGCTCCTGCACGCCCTCTCCAGCGTCGGCGTGGCGGCGACCGTGGTGGAGGGCGCCGGGGTCCCGTGGCTGCACCCGGGGCGCAGCGCCCGGCTGCTGATCGGCGGGAGGCCCGCCGGCGTCCTGGGCGAGGTGCACCCGCTCGTCGCCGCGGCGTGGGATCTGCCGGGACGCCCGGTGGCCGCGGAGGTCGACCTCGATCCCGTTGCCGCCCAGGTGCCGGCGCTGCGGACGTACCGGCCGGTGCCGCGCTTCCCGGCGGTGACCCGGGACCTGGCGCTCGTGCTCGACCGGACGGTGCCGGCAGGGGCCGTGGCCGGGGTCATCCAGGACTCGGGCGGCGACCTCCTGGAGGACGTGCGGCTCTTCGACGTCTACGAGGGCGAGCCTGTCCCGCCGGGCCGGCGCAGCCTGGCGTTCTCGCTCACCTTCCGGTCGCCCGAGCGCACGCTGACCGACGCCGAGGTGGAGGAGGCGATGGCGCGGATCCGCGCCGCCCTGACCCGGATCGGCGCCCAGATGCGGGCTTAG
- a CDS encoding potassium channel family protein — translation MKQFAVIGLGRFGSSVARTLESLGHQVMGIDRDHARVNQMRHELTHVVEADCTDEEQIRALGLRNFDAVIMAVGGDLQESTLITLLLKEAGVPRVVAKASSDLHGKLLEKIGADQVIYPERDMGVRVAHHILTGVALDSIELSPGYRVVEVPASPAMFGRSLRDLNLRARFRLNVMAIRRGEDVLVNPGSDDVIYEGDILVVAGDPTSLSRLQELEESPAGG, via the coding sequence GTGAAGCAGTTCGCCGTCATCGGCCTCGGCCGCTTCGGCTCCAGTGTGGCCCGCACGCTCGAGAGCCTGGGTCACCAGGTGATGGGGATCGACCGCGACCACGCCCGGGTGAACCAGATGCGCCACGAGCTGACCCACGTGGTGGAGGCGGACTGCACCGACGAGGAGCAGATCCGCGCCCTCGGGCTGCGCAACTTCGACGCGGTGATCATGGCGGTCGGCGGGGACCTGCAGGAGAGCACCCTCATCACTCTCCTCCTCAAGGAGGCCGGGGTGCCGCGGGTGGTGGCGAAGGCGTCGAGCGACCTGCACGGCAAGCTGCTGGAGAAGATCGGCGCGGACCAGGTCATCTACCCCGAGCGCGACATGGGGGTGCGGGTGGCCCACCACATCCTCACCGGCGTGGCGCTGGACTCGATCGAGCTCTCGCCCGGCTACCGGGTGGTCGAGGTGCCGGCCAGCCCGGCCATGTTCGGCCGCTCGCTCCGGGACCTGAACCTGCGCGCCCGCTTCCGCCTGAACGTCATGGCGATCCGCCGCGGCGAGGACGTGCTGGTGAACCCCGGTTCGGACGACGTGATCTACGAGGGCGACATCCTGGTGGTGGCGGGCGACCCCACGAGCCTGAGCCGCCTGCAGGAGCTGGAGGAGTCGCCGGCCGGTGGCTGA
- the rpmI gene encoding 50S ribosomal protein L35 produces the protein MPKMKTHRGAAKRFRLTATGRFKRSKGWRSHLLTHKSSRRKRRLRQSTVVAETMEKKVRRLLPYA, from the coding sequence GTGCCGAAGATGAAGACCCACCGGGGCGCCGCCAAGCGCTTCCGGCTCACCGCGACGGGCCGCTTCAAGCGGAGCAAGGGCTGGAGGAGCCACCTTCTCACGCACAAGTCGAGCCGGCGCAAGCGCCGCCTCCGTCAGTCGACGGTGGTGGCCGAGACCATGGAGAAGAAGGTCCGGCGCCTGCTTCCTTATGCGTAG
- a CDS encoding helix-turn-helix domain-containing protein: MLSPGQRLRMVRESQRQSLRDVERAVGLHYSYIGALEREHKSFDRVRAEHLVALARHFGVSVDYLLGRVPPETGRVLRLKMARLKPAELQAFRDLDRPGLRLRQIITWMMEEGYPEFAPDRLAAYFRVPADQLRDMLAGRTEIPDTLLARLCEETGIPEGLLKRGEMPPGVDVLRLLLAHPEAEAYIETLHLALREGIPPRSLAHLVRSFIEARAAAVSEGASGLAAATGPGEPKPARTGAG, from the coding sequence GTGCTCAGCCCGGGTCAGCGCCTTCGGATGGTACGAGAGTCGCAGCGGCAGAGCCTGCGTGACGTGGAGCGGGCGGTTGGACTGCACTACAGCTACATCGGGGCGCTGGAGCGGGAGCACAAGAGCTTCGACCGGGTGCGGGCGGAGCACCTGGTGGCGCTGGCGCGCCACTTCGGGGTGTCGGTCGACTACCTCCTGGGGCGGGTGCCCCCCGAGACCGGACGGGTCCTCCGGCTGAAGATGGCGCGGCTCAAGCCTGCGGAACTGCAGGCGTTCCGGGACCTCGACCGGCCCGGGCTTCGCCTGCGGCAGATCATCACCTGGATGATGGAGGAGGGCTACCCGGAGTTCGCACCGGACCGCCTGGCGGCCTACTTCCGGGTCCCGGCCGATCAGCTCCGGGACATGCTGGCCGGACGGACCGAGATACCGGACACCCTCCTTGCGCGGCTCTGCGAGGAGACAGGCATCCCGGAAGGGCTCCTGAAGAGGGGGGAGATGCCGCCGGGCGTCGACGTGCTGCGGCTGCTCCTGGCCCACCCCGAGGCGGAGGCGTACATCGAGACCCTCCACCTGGCCCTGCGGGAAGGCATTCCCCCTCGCAGCCTCGCCCACCTCGTGCGCAGCTTCATCGAGGCTCGGGCCGCGGCAGTTTCCGAGGGCGCGTCCGGGCTGGCGGCAGCCACCGGACCCGGCGAACCGAAGCCCGCGCGGACCGGGGCAGGATGA
- the pheS gene encoding phenylalanine--tRNA ligase subunit alpha, whose product MDEVGRIRAEALAAVQSAGSTAELRELRVRYLGKKSELSRLLGQIGRLPPDVRRTLGAAANEARAAIEAALAERERVLQEVELAARLEAERIDVTLPGTPVPRGHLHLLRQVWERIEDIFIGMGYEVAEGPEVETDWYNFEALNIPKGHPARDAQDSLFIEGEDVLLRTHTSNTQVRYMQQVAPRLPVRIIVPGRVFRRDTEDATHLSMFHQVEGLVVDRGISMGDLKGTLLEMARGLFGPDSRVRMRPSYFPFTEPSAEVDVSCPFCGGSGCRVCKETGWIEILGSGMVHPTVLRNGGYDPDEVTGFAFGMGIERVAMILYGVDDLRHFIAGDMRFVRQF is encoded by the coding sequence ATGGACGAGGTCGGGCGCATCCGGGCGGAGGCGCTGGCCGCGGTGCAGTCGGCCGGGTCGACGGCCGAGCTGCGGGAGTTGCGGGTGCGCTACCTGGGCAAGAAGTCCGAGCTGAGCCGGCTGCTCGGGCAGATCGGCCGGCTGCCGCCCGACGTGCGGCGGACGCTCGGGGCCGCCGCCAACGAGGCGAGGGCAGCCATCGAGGCGGCGCTGGCCGAGCGGGAGCGGGTGCTTCAGGAGGTCGAGCTGGCGGCCCGGCTGGAGGCGGAACGGATCGACGTCACGCTGCCCGGCACACCCGTGCCCCGGGGACACCTCCACCTGCTCCGGCAGGTCTGGGAGCGGATCGAGGACATCTTCATCGGCATGGGCTACGAGGTGGCGGAGGGCCCCGAGGTGGAGACGGACTGGTACAACTTTGAGGCGCTCAACATCCCCAAGGGGCACCCGGCCCGGGACGCGCAGGACAGTCTCTTCATCGAAGGCGAGGACGTGCTCCTGCGCACCCATACCTCCAACACCCAGGTGCGCTACATGCAGCAGGTGGCCCCCCGGCTGCCCGTGCGCATCATCGTCCCCGGCCGCGTGTTCCGGCGGGACACGGAGGACGCCACCCACCTGTCGATGTTCCACCAGGTGGAGGGCCTGGTGGTCGACCGGGGCATCAGCATGGGCGACCTGAAGGGAACGCTCCTGGAGATGGCGCGGGGGCTGTTCGGGCCCGACTCCCGCGTGCGGATGCGCCCGTCGTACTTCCCCTTCACGGAGCCGAGCGCCGAGGTCGACGTCTCCTGCCCGTTCTGCGGCGGCAGCGGCTGCCGGGTGTGCAAGGAGACGGGGTGGATCGAGATCCTGGGCTCGGGCATGGTTCACCCCACGGTCCTGCGCAACGGCGGCTACGACCCGGACGAGGTCACCGGCTTCGCCTTCGGGATGGGCATCGAGCGGGTGGCGATGATCCTGTACGGGGTCGACGACCTCCGGCACTTCATCGCCGGCGACATGCGCTTCGTCCGGCAGTTCTAG
- a CDS encoding ABC-F family ATP-binding cassette domain-containing protein: MAVLTVQDLACDAGGQRLLTGVSFVLNRGERLAVVGPNGAGKSTLLRTLAGQAEPASGRVVVAPGCRVGYLAQEAVPPSDRAVAEEAARALSHIWGWEGRLRDLEAEMASAAAAGRALREVTAEYDHLLARFEAAGGYAAPARVRSVLFGLGFREPDLSLPVRALSGGQRVRLGLAKVLLAEPDLLLLDEPTNHLDLAAVEWLEGYLRVSRAAAVIVSHDRYLLDSVAGAVLELRAGRSTYYRGNYSAYLEAREARLRQEEAAWRRREEERQRLEAFIRRYQAGSRARQAKSRERALARLEEEGTPPPPVARPGLRLQFGPRHESAEEVLVVRDLARAVGDRVLFRDVTLRVRRGERVALVGPNGAGKTTFLRILHGLEAPSAGRVWWGVGVRRGYFAQDLDDLDPGRTVLQTILQLPGMTVFEARSLLARFLFRGEDVERPVGVLSGGERSRLRLARLVLSGANTLLLDEPTNHLDADARQALEEALQVFPGTILFVSHDRYFIDRLATRVWAFADGAVTDHPGNYTAYREAQAAAQAAAAPASAPAGQPREPAAAGPGRGAAGDGPPHATPRERRRAEAARQAEVRRLETEIARLEAERDELAARLADPDTYRSPRGREIAARYQALERELERLYVEWERAASG, from the coding sequence TTGGCCGTTCTCACCGTCCAGGACCTGGCCTGTGACGCGGGCGGACAGCGCCTGCTGACCGGCGTCTCCTTCGTCCTGAACCGCGGCGAGCGGCTGGCCGTCGTGGGCCCCAACGGGGCCGGCAAGTCGACGCTCCTGCGCACCCTGGCGGGGCAGGCGGAGCCCGCCTCGGGGCGGGTCGTCGTGGCCCCCGGCTGCCGGGTGGGCTACCTGGCCCAGGAGGCGGTCCCTCCGTCGGACCGGGCCGTCGCCGAGGAAGCGGCCCGCGCGCTGTCGCACATCTGGGGGTGGGAGGGGCGGCTGCGGGACCTGGAGGCCGAGATGGCCAGCGCCGCGGCCGCGGGGCGGGCGCTGCGGGAGGTGACGGCGGAGTACGACCACCTCCTGGCCCGCTTCGAGGCCGCTGGCGGGTACGCGGCTCCGGCCCGCGTGCGGTCGGTCCTGTTCGGCCTCGGGTTCCGGGAGCCCGACCTGTCCTTGCCGGTACGGGCGCTTTCCGGTGGGCAGCGGGTCCGCCTGGGCCTGGCGAAGGTGCTGCTGGCCGAGCCGGACCTCCTGCTGCTCGACGAGCCCACGAATCACCTGGACCTGGCGGCCGTGGAGTGGCTGGAGGGCTATCTGCGCGTCTCCCGGGCGGCGGCGGTGATCGTGTCGCACGACCGCTACCTCCTCGATTCCGTGGCCGGGGCGGTGCTCGAGCTGCGAGCAGGGCGGAGCACGTACTACCGCGGGAACTACTCGGCCTACCTCGAAGCCCGGGAGGCGCGGCTGCGCCAGGAGGAGGCGGCCTGGCGCCGCCGGGAGGAGGAGCGGCAGCGCCTCGAGGCCTTCATCCGCCGCTACCAGGCCGGCAGCCGGGCACGGCAGGCGAAGAGCCGCGAGCGCGCCCTGGCGCGCCTGGAAGAGGAGGGCACCCCGCCCCCGCCGGTCGCCCGGCCGGGCCTGCGCCTGCAGTTCGGTCCCCGCCACGAGAGCGCCGAGGAGGTGCTCGTGGTCCGGGACCTTGCCCGCGCCGTCGGCGACCGCGTGCTGTTCCGCGACGTCACCCTCCGGGTGCGGCGCGGGGAGCGCGTCGCGCTGGTGGGTCCGAACGGGGCAGGCAAGACGACGTTCCTGCGGATCCTCCACGGGCTCGAGGCGCCCTCCGCCGGTCGGGTGTGGTGGGGCGTCGGGGTGCGGAGGGGGTACTTCGCGCAGGACCTGGACGACCTGGACCCCGGCCGCACGGTTCTCCAGACCATCCTGCAGCTGCCGGGGATGACCGTGTTCGAGGCCCGGTCGCTGCTCGCCCGCTTCCTGTTCCGGGGCGAGGACGTGGAGCGTCCGGTGGGCGTGCTGTCGGGCGGCGAGCGGAGCCGTCTCCGGCTGGCCCGGCTCGTGCTGTCCGGCGCGAACACGCTGCTCCTCGACGAGCCCACGAACCACCTCGACGCCGATGCGCGCCAGGCCCTGGAGGAGGCCCTGCAGGTCTTCCCCGGGACGATCCTGTTCGTCAGCCACGACCGGTACTTCATCGACCGGCTGGCGACGCGCGTCTGGGCGTTCGCCGATGGGGCAGTGACCGACCATCCGGGCAACTACACGGCCTACCGCGAGGCGCAGGCGGCCGCGCAGGCGGCGGCCGCCCCCGCGAGTGCCCCGGCCGGCCAGCCGCGGGAGCCTGCGGCGGCAGGCCCGGGCCGCGGCGCCGCCGGGGATGGCCCCCCGCACGCCACTCCGCGGGAGCGGCGGCGGGCCGAGGCCGCCCGCCAGGCTGAGGTCCGCCGGCTGGAGACGGAGATTGCCCGCCTCGAGGCGGAGAGGGACGAACTGGCCGCCCGCCTGGCCGACCCGGACACGTACCGCAGCCCGCGAGGGCGCGAGATCGCCGCCCGTTACCAGGCGCTGGAGCGTGAGCTCGAGCGACTCTACGTGGAGTGGGAACGGGCGGCGTCAGGGTGA
- a CDS encoding TrmH family RNA methyltransferase: MAEAITSARNPLLKRVRALATRRRDREAEGCSILEGVRLAEEALRAGVTLEVALYTDELAARREAAGVLDGLAAAGVRRVRVPADLLARVADTVTPQGLLAVFRIPGRTLEELVASVALAAPPGDRARRAAGPLVVADGLQDPGNLGTLVRSAHALGAAGLVATGGAADPWAPKVVRAAMGGLFRLPVAVEPDPEAVVARLRQAGVPIVVADARGERLPWEVDWRRPLALVVGSEARGPSPAFRRAAGGTVRIPMPGEAESLNAAIAGTLLLYEALRQRGG, encoded by the coding sequence GTGGCTGAGGCCATCACGAGCGCCCGCAATCCGCTGCTGAAGCGCGTCCGGGCGCTGGCGACCCGCCGCCGGGACCGGGAGGCCGAGGGCTGCTCCATCCTGGAGGGCGTGCGGCTCGCCGAGGAGGCGCTGCGGGCCGGGGTGACCCTCGAGGTGGCGCTCTACACGGACGAGCTTGCGGCCCGGCGGGAAGCGGCCGGGGTGCTCGACGGGCTGGCGGCTGCCGGCGTCCGCCGGGTGCGGGTGCCTGCCGACCTCCTCGCCCGGGTGGCCGACACCGTCACGCCGCAGGGGCTCCTGGCCGTGTTCCGCATCCCGGGGCGCACCCTCGAGGAGCTCGTCGCATCAGTCGCTCTGGCTGCGCCGCCGGGCGACCGGGCGCGCCGTGCGGCCGGCCCGCTCGTGGTCGCCGACGGGCTGCAGGACCCGGGAAACCTCGGCACGCTGGTGCGGTCGGCGCACGCCCTGGGCGCTGCCGGGCTCGTGGCCACCGGCGGGGCGGCCGACCCGTGGGCGCCGAAGGTCGTCCGGGCCGCCATGGGCGGCCTGTTCCGGCTTCCGGTGGCCGTCGAGCCGGACCCGGAGGCGGTGGTCGCCCGGCTGCGGCAGGCCGGCGTGCCCATCGTGGTGGCCGACGCCCGGGGCGAGCGGCTGCCCTGGGAGGTCGACTGGCGGCGCCCCCTCGCCCTCGTCGTGGGCAGCGAGGCCCGGGGGCCGTCGCCGGCCTTCCGCCGGGCCGCCGGCGGGACTGTCCGGATCCCCATGCCCGGGGAGGCGGAAAGCCTGAACGCCGCCATCGCCGGTACACTGCTCCTGTACGAGGCGCTTCGCCAGCGGGGAGGGTGA